The Algoriphagus sp. TR-M9 genome has a window encoding:
- a CDS encoding formylglycine-generating enzyme family protein, translated as MTLKYLAASALMLMSFDVSDAAFEAYTQTIPGTEVSFGMTPIPAGTFSMGSEKHEDAQPVHPVKIDAFWMGTHEVTWDAFEMFLDKNYELAISEGPIEDQVDGLTRPSIPYLDMTFGMGKEGKPAIGMTQYGAIQYCYWLYLKTGIFYRLPTEAEWEYAARAGSETEYFFGTDASQMNEYAWTQENAEETTHSIGQKKANPWGLYDIYGNVLEWTSDQYDPAYYGVSPDENPTNPSTELYPRVVRGGSYDTPAAEISSSKRYVTTADWKRIDPQIPKSQWWFPEAPFLGMRLVRPLDPPSEEEILAYYEAKPITDY; from the coding sequence ATGACCTTAAAATACCTAGCTGCCAGCGCATTGATGCTGATGAGTTTTGATGTGAGCGATGCAGCTTTTGAAGCCTATACCCAGACCATTCCGGGGACGGAAGTCAGCTTTGGCATGACGCCGATTCCAGCAGGCACTTTTTCCATGGGATCTGAAAAGCATGAAGATGCCCAGCCCGTTCACCCGGTGAAAATAGACGCGTTTTGGATGGGAACACACGAGGTGACCTGGGATGCATTTGAGATGTTTTTGGACAAAAATTACGAGTTGGCGATCTCTGAAGGCCCCATTGAAGATCAGGTGGACGGCTTGACCCGGCCCAGTATTCCGTACTTAGATATGACATTTGGTATGGGCAAAGAAGGAAAGCCTGCCATAGGGATGACCCAATATGGAGCGATTCAGTATTGCTACTGGCTGTATTTGAAAACCGGCATATTCTACCGTTTGCCTACAGAAGCGGAATGGGAATATGCAGCTAGAGCAGGTTCAGAGACGGAGTATTTCTTTGGGACCGATGCTTCCCAAATGAATGAATATGCCTGGACGCAGGAAAACGCTGAAGAGACCACGCATAGTATTGGGCAAAAGAAAGCAAACCCTTGGGGGCTTTATGACATTTACGGAAATGTGCTGGAGTGGACTTCAGATCAATATGATCCGGCGTATTATGGAGTTTCTCCGGATGAAAATCCTACTAATCCATCTACTGAGCTCTATCCTAGAGTAGTTCGAGGTGGCAGCTATGATACGCCCGCAGCGGAGATCAGTAGCAGCAAAAGATATGTGACCACTGCAGACTGGAAACGTATAGATCCTCAGATTCCAAAAAGTCAATGGTGGTTTCCCGAAGCTCCATTTTTGGGCATGAGGCTGGTAAGGCCTTTGGATCCACCCAGTGAAGAAGAAATTCTGGCCTACTATGAGGCCAAACCCATAACCGATTATTAA
- a CDS encoding VCBS repeat-containing protein, with translation MMTRNSISVVIFSFLILSCSGPDDSAGTSRAEKSTTPAVFELLQPEESGITFSNQIEENLNLNVLMYEYLYNGGGVAIGDLNQDGLDDIYFSANVSGSQLYLNEGELKFKEITQLSGVSGRNGPWKTGVVFVDINGDNKLDIYQCYSGNLPPEKRTNQLFVNQGNDENGIPIFEEMAAQYGIASSSPSTSASFFDFDLDGDLDLFLLNHNTKSIQNQDVNLTQVLLKQKHEAGPQLFENKGGKFEEITLQAGISSSSLSYGLGVAISDINQDGYPDIYIGNDYAMPDYLYINQGDGTFQDEILDRMGHVSHFSMGNDIADYNNDGLQDIFTLDMLPEGNERQKLLLAPDNFEKFQLNVDRGFHHQYMRNMLQVNAGDGTFQEIGQLAGVSNTDWSWAPLFADFDNDGWKDLFVTNGYLRDYNNQDFLKYMDNYVRTSGGKLKRQDLLNMVKNMPSSNLTNYIFQNSADLTFQNQTSSWGIAHPANSSGAAYSDLDNDGDLDLVINNINLPAFVYKNRSAEQGNGNYLKIKLSGENGNSYALGAKVTLYADGQIQMLEQNPYRGYQSSISPILHFGLGETSQIDSLKVSWPGGKVSLLNAPSANQTLELKQADAERKVYETAKEATYLALAGEIELPRGRQINDYKRQPLLINPVSGNGKAMVLADFNGDGREDLFLGSGPGVSASLQFQGSNGDFSPAESSAFAVAKDAEDTEAIAFDANGDGFMDLYVASGGVYDYNVGDEVFQDRLYLNDGKGKLSLSSSSIPTERFPTGTVSVMDFNFDGNPDLFVGARLDPGQFPTSLGARVYINDGQGNFSDQTKSLAPTFVNLGMLTDSAVEDLDGDGRPELIVLGEAMPIQIFSFQDEQWRESTLDYFAKHEFGMWYDLKLADWDGDGRVELLAGNLGLNSQIKASDTEPAEILYKDFDGNGSVDAFLGYYIQGEKYPAASRDEILGQVLFLKKRYLDFKSFANVKMNELFTASEREGSSSIYINRLETTYFVRNQEGKFEARVLPIQAQISPVYAVESADVNGDGNLDILMGGNIDYGKLYFGKYDANQGVVLLGNGAGQFTHAPKSKTGLSQTGTIRKITGLGERLFFYSNDSQVSIYTFHPSKMEKLD, from the coding sequence ATGATGACCAGAAATTCCATTTCAGTAGTAATTTTCAGTTTCCTGATACTTTCCTGCTCCGGGCCGGATGATTCAGCAGGCACTTCCAGAGCTGAAAAATCCACTACCCCAGCAGTTTTTGAATTGCTACAGCCGGAGGAGTCCGGGATTACTTTTAGCAATCAGATTGAGGAAAATCTCAATCTCAATGTCCTGATGTACGAATACCTCTACAATGGAGGAGGCGTGGCTATAGGAGACCTGAATCAGGATGGATTGGATGATATATACTTTTCTGCCAATGTCAGCGGCAGCCAGCTTTACCTGAATGAGGGGGAGTTGAAATTCAAAGAGATCACGCAGCTCTCTGGAGTAAGCGGAAGAAACGGACCCTGGAAGACCGGCGTGGTATTCGTCGATATCAATGGGGACAATAAATTAGACATTTATCAGTGCTATTCTGGAAATCTGCCCCCAGAGAAGCGAACCAATCAACTTTTTGTCAATCAAGGGAATGATGAAAACGGCATTCCTATATTTGAAGAAATGGCAGCGCAATATGGGATTGCTTCTAGCTCACCCAGCACCTCGGCCAGCTTTTTTGATTTTGACCTGGATGGGGACTTAGACCTTTTTCTACTCAATCATAACACTAAATCCATTCAGAATCAGGATGTCAATTTGACCCAGGTATTGCTGAAGCAAAAGCATGAAGCCGGCCCCCAGCTTTTTGAAAATAAGGGAGGGAAATTTGAGGAAATTACCTTGCAGGCCGGTATTTCCAGTTCTAGCCTATCTTATGGATTGGGTGTGGCTATTTCTGATATCAATCAGGATGGCTATCCGGATATCTACATTGGCAATGACTACGCTATGCCGGACTATCTTTATATCAATCAGGGAGATGGTACCTTCCAAGACGAGATTTTAGACCGTATGGGGCATGTGTCACACTTTTCCATGGGAAATGATATTGCTGATTACAACAATGACGGGCTCCAGGACATCTTCACTTTGGATATGCTACCAGAGGGAAATGAACGACAGAAACTACTGCTGGCCCCTGACAATTTTGAGAAATTTCAACTGAATGTGGACCGGGGTTTCCATCATCAGTACATGCGAAACATGCTACAAGTAAATGCCGGAGATGGTACTTTTCAGGAGATCGGACAGCTGGCAGGGGTGTCTAATACCGACTGGAGCTGGGCGCCTTTATTTGCAGATTTTGACAATGACGGATGGAAAGACCTGTTTGTGACCAATGGTTACCTGAGGGATTACAATAACCAGGATTTTCTGAAGTACATGGACAATTACGTCCGCACTTCCGGAGGCAAATTGAAGCGTCAGGACTTGCTCAATATGGTGAAGAATATGCCTTCTTCGAATCTGACTAACTATATTTTTCAAAATAGTGCGGATTTGACTTTCCAAAACCAAACTTCCAGCTGGGGAATAGCCCATCCGGCCAATAGTAGCGGGGCAGCCTACAGTGATTTGGATAATGACGGGGATTTGGATTTAGTCATCAATAATATCAATCTTCCGGCTTTTGTTTATAAAAATCGCTCTGCTGAGCAGGGGAATGGCAATTATCTAAAAATAAAACTCAGTGGAGAAAATGGGAATTCCTATGCGCTGGGCGCCAAGGTGACCCTATATGCCGATGGGCAGATCCAGATGCTGGAGCAAAACCCTTATAGGGGATACCAATCGTCTATTTCTCCCATTTTGCATTTTGGGTTGGGAGAAACTTCTCAGATAGACTCCCTGAAAGTGTCCTGGCCAGGAGGCAAAGTCAGCCTGTTAAATGCTCCTTCTGCCAATCAAACCCTAGAGCTAAAGCAGGCTGATGCTGAACGCAAAGTTTATGAAACTGCCAAGGAAGCGACTTATCTGGCATTAGCAGGAGAAATTGAGCTTCCGCGAGGTCGTCAAATCAATGATTACAAGCGTCAACCACTGCTGATCAATCCAGTTTCCGGCAATGGAAAAGCCATGGTACTGGCAGATTTCAATGGAGACGGTAGGGAGGATTTATTTTTAGGTTCTGGCCCTGGAGTAAGTGCTAGTCTACAGTTTCAGGGGAGCAATGGTGATTTTTCTCCCGCTGAGTCCTCCGCATTTGCTGTTGCCAAAGATGCTGAAGACACCGAGGCCATAGCTTTTGATGCGAATGGGGACGGGTTTATGGATTTGTACGTCGCAAGCGGAGGAGTATATGACTATAATGTGGGAGATGAGGTGTTCCAGGATAGACTTTATTTGAATGATGGCAAAGGCAAGTTGAGCTTGAGCAGCAGTTCCATACCTACGGAGCGATTTCCTACTGGTACGGTGAGCGTGATGGATTTTAATTTCGATGGAAATCCTGACCTTTTCGTAGGGGCTAGGTTAGATCCCGGACAGTTCCCTACTTCCCTTGGAGCTAGAGTGTATATCAACGATGGTCAGGGGAATTTTTCTGATCAGACCAAGAGTTTGGCGCCTACATTTGTGAATCTGGGTATGCTGACCGATTCTGCAGTAGAAGATCTGGATGGAGACGGCAGGCCTGAATTGATCGTGTTGGGAGAGGCCATGCCCATACAGATTTTTTCCTTCCAAGATGAGCAGTGGAGGGAATCGACTTTGGATTATTTTGCCAAGCATGAATTTGGGATGTGGTATGACCTGAAACTTGCAGACTGGGATGGAGATGGACGAGTGGAATTGCTGGCCGGAAATCTGGGATTGAACTCACAGATCAAAGCCAGTGACACAGAGCCTGCGGAGATTTTGTATAAGGATTTTGATGGCAATGGCTCGGTGGATGCTTTCCTGGGGTATTACATTCAGGGTGAAAAATACCCTGCCGCCAGCCGGGATGAAATTCTAGGTCAGGTGCTTTTTCTGAAGAAGCGATACCTGGATTTCAAGTCCTTTGCCAATGTGAAAATGAACGAATTGTTTACAGCCAGTGAGCGCGAAGGTTCCAGTTCGATTTATATCAACAGGCTGGAGACCACTTATTTTGTGAGAAATCAGGAAGGAAAGTTTGAGGCTAGGGTATTGCCTATTCAGGCACAGATTTCGCCGGTGTACGCGGTAGAGTCGGCTGATGTGAATGGAGATGGAAACCTGGATATTCTGATGGGCGGCAATATTGACTATGGAAAATTATACTTTGGGAAATATGATGCCAATCAAGGGGTAGTTTTGCTGGGCAATGGAGCGGGTCAATTTACCCATGCGCCGAAGTCCAAAACCGGTCTCAGCCAGACAGGTACTATCCGAAAAATCACAGGATTAGGGGAGCGGCTTTTCTTTTATTCCAATGATTCGCAAGTAAGCATCTACACTTTCCATCCATCAAAAATGGAAAAGTTAGATTGA
- a CDS encoding RagB/SusD family nutrient uptake outer membrane protein — protein MKRNIKHLVIMISACFTIASCNGDFLNTEPLTEISESQVWSDPALAEAFVTGIYQGLGNGGFNEEMLASFTDEAIFTHPGRGITTVTEARVNPADVGWNNTDRRTWNWQRLYSYIRRTNLAIDELSEPQFPNDGGIVDRLMGEALFMRAYYYHDLARYFGGVPLVERPYELGEESYTLPRATYEETINFIISDLDEAASLLAGKSMVDGRTSELAALALKSRVLLYAASDLHDAPTAQANSSLLAGYGDIGLLAYTSGNQTERWQKAQAAAMEVIQKGSGNLYGLSEPVSHEEGIQNYINNSLSRNGGENELIFARYFINMNQEDGGRQGLYNGPNGYNNWAGNTPVQLLVDDYEMMDGTEFDWSNPDHASSPYENRDARFYASILYDGAQWKPRSTANQPKDPLGQIQTGTYEVVDGSGDIVPHFGLDTRNSSIEDWNGSYTGYYVRKFIDPDPAIVDQNTWQEVPWPFLRYTEAVLNYVEASLELGQEDVARDWLNQIRFRVGQPAITESGEALMERYRNERRIEMAYEEQRFHDVRRWMVAEETFGRQANIVSITGTLKPGETLSTYRYDPEIYDYEYVVQPIDPGKENRLWLDKMYFTPIHRDEMNRNSELIQNPGFE, from the coding sequence ATGAAAAGAAATATAAAACACTTAGTAATAATGATTTCAGCTTGCTTTACCATAGCAAGTTGTAATGGTGACTTTCTGAATACAGAGCCACTAACTGAAATATCTGAATCTCAGGTATGGTCTGATCCAGCATTGGCAGAAGCATTTGTCACAGGAATTTACCAAGGTTTGGGAAATGGAGGCTTTAATGAAGAAATGTTGGCTTCTTTTACTGATGAAGCCATCTTTACTCACCCGGGAAGAGGTATTACTACGGTCACTGAAGCCAGAGTAAACCCTGCGGATGTTGGATGGAACAACACCGATAGAAGAACTTGGAACTGGCAGAGGCTTTACAGTTACATCCGTAGGACAAACTTGGCAATTGATGAGCTTTCTGAGCCTCAGTTCCCAAATGATGGGGGTATAGTAGACCGATTAATGGGTGAAGCTTTATTTATGCGTGCCTATTATTATCATGATCTCGCTAGGTATTTCGGCGGTGTACCGTTGGTAGAGCGTCCATATGAATTAGGAGAAGAGTCTTATACTTTGCCTAGAGCTACTTATGAAGAGACGATCAATTTTATCATCTCAGATTTAGATGAGGCAGCTTCTTTATTAGCTGGAAAGTCTATGGTGGATGGACGTACGTCAGAATTGGCTGCCTTAGCTTTGAAATCCAGAGTATTACTATATGCAGCTTCTGATCTACATGATGCACCTACTGCTCAAGCAAATTCATCGCTGTTGGCTGGATATGGAGATATTGGGTTACTTGCTTATACCAGTGGAAACCAGACTGAAAGATGGCAAAAAGCACAGGCTGCTGCGATGGAAGTGATCCAAAAAGGAAGCGGAAATCTTTATGGCCTGTCTGAGCCTGTATCACATGAAGAAGGTATACAAAACTATATCAATAATTCCCTTTCCAGAAATGGTGGAGAGAATGAGTTGATTTTTGCTAGGTACTTCATCAATATGAATCAGGAAGACGGAGGACGTCAGGGACTTTATAATGGTCCTAATGGCTATAATAACTGGGCAGGTAATACCCCGGTTCAGCTACTAGTAGATGATTATGAAATGATGGACGGTACCGAGTTTGACTGGTCAAATCCTGATCATGCCTCTAGTCCTTATGAAAACCGGGATGCCAGATTCTATGCATCTATTCTGTATGATGGTGCACAGTGGAAGCCCAGATCCACAGCCAATCAGCCTAAGGATCCACTAGGGCAAATCCAAACTGGAACCTATGAGGTAGTAGATGGATCTGGTGATATAGTCCCACATTTTGGATTGGATACCAGAAACAGTTCTATTGAGGACTGGAATGGTAGCTACACAGGATACTATGTACGTAAGTTTATAGATCCGGATCCGGCTATAGTAGATCAGAACACCTGGCAGGAAGTTCCTTGGCCATTTTTGAGATATACCGAAGCAGTATTGAATTATGTGGAGGCATCTTTGGAATTGGGTCAGGAAGACGTAGCCAGAGACTGGCTGAACCAAATCAGATTTAGAGTAGGGCAGCCTGCAATTACTGAATCCGGTGAAGCGCTGATGGAGCGCTATAGAAACGAAAGACGTATAGAGATGGCTTATGAAGAACAAAGATTCCACGATGTAAGAAGGTGGATGGTAGCAGAGGAAACCTTTGGTCGTCAGGCGAATATCGTTTCCATTACTGGTACATTGAAGCCAGGAGAAACGCTTTCTACCTACCGCTATGATCCTGAGATTTATGACTATGAATATGTGGTTCAGCCAATTGATCCAGGTAAGGAAAACCGACTATGGTTGGATAAGATGTATTTCACTCCTATTCATAGAGATGAGATGAATAGAAACTCAGAACTGATCCAGAATCCTGGATTTGAATAA
- a CDS encoding SusC/RagA family TonB-linked outer membrane protein: protein MRNFTQFKLCGLTLLFCLGLMSSVLAQTREVSGVVISGEDNLPLPGVSVVVKGTTVGAVTDIDGKFSVNVSGESDVLVLSFIGFTTMEVPVGNRSTFDLTLLPDTQSLEEVIVVGYGEQKKETITGSVATVKGKELTKSPAMNLSNSIAGRMAGVVAVNRSGEPGYDGSGIRIRGSNTLGNNDALIVIDGIPARAGGLERLNPNDIENISVLKDASAAIYGSRAANGVILVTTKRGTTGKPELTFQVNQGWAQPTRVPDLANAAQYASMLNDLSVYELPTEEWSAANAAYQQSGEYVRPDGSLRSAPYTPDELELYRNGSDPWHYPNTDWYGETLKTWSPQSRYNLQLVGGSENVKYLTSLGYQNQDAYYKDAATGYKQYDFRINLDANINEYVKVGLGIMAREESRFFPTVGAQPIFRMQMRGKPNQPAYWPNGLPGPDIENGQNPVVVTTNATGYDRDKRDYIQTTGNLEIKIPGVEGLKFTGTAAIDKYIRATKRWEIPWTLYEMGSGFEEDGVTPVLVPSKRGPAEPRLSESTSQQLNILLGGVFNYDKTFNDIHTLNVVAGVNRETIEGNDFNAYRRFFISPAVDQMFAGGDLQKDNGGGAFNRARLNYFGRVAYNFKEKYLAEFLWRYDGSYIFPEDTRFGFFPGIMLGWVVSDEGFWQNSLGGTFDFFKIRGSWGQLGNDQIFFDDELQEYQFLSTYGFSSYIIDGAQTKTLFETRVPNNAITWEIANNSNIGFEGQFLQGKIFFEFDMFYNKRTNILWRRNASVPQTTGLSLPAENIGEVENKGFDLNLGIRGGKGEFQYSASVNGGYAKNSILFWDESPGAPDWQMSTGSPMNTGLVYLYDGVFPDQQSIDAETLDYTAITNNLRPGDMRFKDYNGDGEINQLDQVRMDQNNIPTFQGGVNFSANWKGFDLAILFQGAMGARQNISANESGNIGNYFLDIYENRWTIDNPSSVHPRIANRNDQYYSSGNTYWFRETDYLRLKNLEIGYNLPAHITEKVGIQNARFYVNGLNLLTWDKLKILDPESSSANGQYYPQARVLNTGLSVSF, encoded by the coding sequence ATGAGAAACTTTACTCAGTTTAAGCTGTGTGGCTTAACATTACTATTTTGCCTGGGCCTGATGAGCTCAGTGCTTGCCCAGACGAGGGAGGTGTCTGGTGTCGTCATTTCAGGCGAGGATAATTTACCTCTTCCAGGTGTATCTGTAGTGGTCAAAGGAACCACTGTAGGTGCCGTGACAGATATAGATGGAAAATTCTCTGTCAATGTTTCAGGAGAATCAGATGTGTTGGTGTTGTCTTTTATTGGCTTCACTACCATGGAAGTCCCTGTAGGTAATCGATCAACCTTTGATCTTACCTTGTTGCCGGATACACAATCTCTTGAAGAAGTGATTGTGGTGGGATATGGTGAGCAAAAGAAGGAGACCATCACAGGTTCCGTGGCTACCGTAAAAGGTAAGGAACTGACCAAGTCTCCAGCAATGAACCTGTCCAATTCCATCGCCGGACGTATGGCTGGGGTAGTAGCGGTAAACAGAAGTGGTGAGCCGGGATATGATGGTTCTGGTATCCGTATCCGTGGTTCCAATACCTTAGGTAATAATGATGCCTTGATTGTAATCGATGGAATTCCAGCAAGAGCTGGTGGGTTGGAGCGATTGAATCCAAACGATATTGAGAATATCTCCGTATTGAAGGATGCTTCTGCTGCGATTTATGGATCACGAGCTGCCAACGGTGTAATCTTGGTCACCACTAAAAGAGGTACTACTGGTAAACCAGAGTTGACCTTCCAGGTGAACCAGGGTTGGGCTCAGCCTACAAGAGTTCCAGATTTAGCAAATGCAGCGCAGTATGCTTCCATGCTGAACGACCTCAGTGTATATGAGCTTCCTACGGAGGAGTGGTCAGCAGCAAATGCAGCTTATCAGCAATCAGGTGAATATGTGCGGCCAGATGGATCTCTGAGATCTGCTCCTTATACTCCGGACGAATTGGAATTGTATAGAAATGGTTCTGATCCTTGGCACTATCCAAATACTGACTGGTACGGGGAAACGTTGAAAACCTGGTCACCACAGAGTAGGTATAATCTACAGCTAGTAGGTGGTAGCGAAAATGTGAAGTATTTGACTTCCTTAGGTTACCAAAACCAGGATGCATACTATAAGGATGCTGCCACTGGCTATAAGCAGTATGACTTCCGTATCAATCTGGATGCGAATATCAACGAGTATGTAAAAGTAGGATTGGGTATTATGGCCAGAGAGGAGTCTAGATTCTTCCCTACTGTAGGTGCTCAGCCAATTTTCCGTATGCAGATGAGGGGTAAGCCTAATCAGCCGGCGTACTGGCCAAACGGCCTACCAGGGCCTGATATTGAAAATGGACAAAATCCAGTGGTAGTAACCACCAATGCTACAGGATACGATCGTGATAAAAGAGATTACATTCAGACTACAGGTAACCTGGAAATCAAGATTCCTGGAGTGGAAGGTCTGAAGTTCACGGGTACTGCAGCCATAGATAAGTACATCAGAGCTACCAAAAGGTGGGAGATTCCATGGACTTTATACGAAATGGGTAGTGGATTTGAGGAGGATGGAGTGACCCCTGTATTGGTTCCTAGTAAAAGAGGTCCCGCAGAGCCTAGGTTAAGTGAGTCTACTTCCCAGCAGTTGAATATACTTCTAGGTGGTGTGTTCAATTATGATAAGACCTTCAATGACATTCATACATTGAATGTGGTAGCTGGTGTAAACCGGGAGACCATTGAGGGGAATGACTTCAATGCTTACAGACGGTTCTTTATTTCCCCGGCAGTTGATCAGATGTTTGCAGGAGGTGATTTGCAGAAGGATAATGGTGGGGGAGCATTTAACAGAGCTCGTTTGAATTATTTCGGTAGAGTTGCTTATAACTTCAAGGAAAAATACCTCGCTGAGTTCTTATGGAGATATGATGGTTCTTACATCTTCCCCGAGGATACCAGATTTGGATTCTTCCCAGGTATAATGTTAGGTTGGGTTGTATCTGATGAGGGATTCTGGCAAAACAGCCTAGGCGGTACCTTTGACTTCTTCAAAATCAGAGGATCATGGGGACAGCTAGGTAACGATCAAATTTTCTTTGATGATGAATTGCAAGAGTATCAATTCCTTTCCACTTATGGCTTTAGCTCTTACATCATAGATGGCGCTCAGACCAAGACCCTGTTCGAGACAAGAGTTCCCAACAATGCTATTACTTGGGAGATTGCTAATAATTCCAATATAGGTTTTGAAGGTCAGTTCTTGCAGGGCAAAATCTTCTTCGAATTTGATATGTTCTATAACAAGCGTACCAATATTCTTTGGAGAAGGAATGCCTCAGTCCCACAGACTACTGGACTTTCCCTTCCTGCTGAGAATATAGGCGAGGTTGAAAACAAGGGATTTGACTTGAATCTAGGTATCCGAGGTGGAAAAGGAGAATTCCAGTATTCTGCTAGCGTAAATGGTGGCTATGCCAAGAACAGCATTTTGTTCTGGGATGAGTCTCCAGGAGCACCTGATTGGCAGATGTCCACGGGTAGTCCTATGAATACAGGTTTGGTCTATCTGTATGATGGAGTATTCCCTGATCAGCAGTCTATTGATGCAGAAACCTTGGACTATACTGCTATCACCAATAACCTACGTCCTGGTGATATGAGATTCAAAGATTATAATGGAGATGGTGAAATCAACCAGCTTGATCAGGTACGTATGGATCAGAACAATATCCCTACCTTCCAGGGTGGGGTGAATTTCAGTGCAAACTGGAAAGGCTTTGATTTGGCCATTCTCTTCCAAGGAGCAATGGGAGCAAGACAAAATATCTCTGCTAACGAGTCAGGAAATATTGGTAACTATTTCTTAGATATCTATGAAAATAGATGGACTATTGATAATCCTAGCAGTGTACACCCTAGAATTGCCAATAGAAATGATCAATACTATTCCAGTGGAAATACGTACTGGTTTAGAGAAACAGACTACCTAAGATTGAAGAACTTGGAGATCGGGTATAACCTTCCTGCTCACATAACTGAGAAAGTTGGAATACAAAATGCTAGATTCTATGTAAATGGATTGAATCTACTCACTTGGGACAAATTGAAGATACTAGATCCTGAATCAAGTAGCGCCAATGGGCAGTATTACCCACAAGCAAGGGTACTCAACACTGGTCTTTCTGTTTCATTCTAA
- a CDS encoding Tll0287-like domain-containing protein — protein MKASLSIIIVFVIAISGCGPRERVSKEVFEAVNKNMEVKKLSEVEITEEAMIWGDSITQAAQAALMGQLKNAVADQGPDGAVEFCNANATPIVKELSEQFGVEIRRVSTRARNPKDLPDEAEFPILDAYAYNSENDIPNEPNIQKTQNAQALLYTKAIVIPNGFCLSCHGNPETEISKSTLEKLNALYPNDLAKGHKIGDLRGMWAVRIPTKMIVGRL, from the coding sequence ATGAAAGCTTCATTATCCATTATCATAGTTTTTGTAATAGCGATTTCCGGCTGTGGCCCTCGAGAGCGGGTTTCCAAGGAGGTTTTTGAAGCTGTAAATAAAAACATGGAGGTGAAAAAACTCTCGGAAGTGGAAATCACAGAGGAGGCTATGATCTGGGGGGATTCCATTACTCAGGCTGCTCAGGCCGCACTTATGGGCCAATTGAAAAATGCTGTGGCTGATCAAGGTCCGGATGGGGCGGTGGAATTTTGCAACGCCAACGCCACTCCTATAGTGAAGGAATTGAGTGAGCAATTCGGCGTAGAAATCAGGCGGGTTTCTACCCGGGCCAGAAATCCCAAAGATCTGCCTGATGAGGCGGAATTTCCGATTTTGGATGCCTATGCGTATAATTCTGAAAACGACATTCCAAACGAACCGAATATTCAAAAAACACAAAATGCTCAGGCTCTGTTATATACGAAGGCCATAGTGATCCCGAATGGCTTCTGCCTGAGTTGTCATGGAAATCCTGAAACCGAAATATCCAAATCCACCTTGGAAAAATTGAATGCACTTTACCCAAATGATTTAGCCAAAGGCCATAAAATTGGTGACTTACGCGGAATGTGGGCGGTAAGAATTCCAACTAAAATGATTGTTGGAAGGCTGTAA